The following are from one region of the Nicotiana tabacum cultivar K326 chromosome 3, ASM71507v2, whole genome shotgun sequence genome:
- the LOC142179379 gene encoding putative late blight resistance protein homolog R1A-3 isoform X5 — MYEKGNQVSYDQADSILMEPRGGTGGLQWNYMLKSPIKEILITHGDCIDSIMFRTVTEQGTTIDSPKFGGDGGRRDKVSFSTLRKDTLNVLDFIESLNNEKNQKAVDVDLTEKLKLELDFLLLNLHHLSKYRAEQLSPFMTEYEILQNVYGNIIDFYRLIVNGCVGHEIVEYALPQFQLMGERVGLFLWHNRIGGHSRLFKLAHLFVEIILTQLKVMQICFTNLKASTSAKVGRFIQQLLETSPEILRGYLIHLQDHTVNVITASTSRTRDMHVMIEFLLIILTDMPKEYIHHDKLFDLLAHVGELIMEVSTLVHDLEENSRNEESTNGKNHETLDLMENIELMKGDLKCIYLKAPDSSQLCFPMSDGSLFMHLLLKHLNDLLNSNAYSIVLIKEEIGRVKEDLEFIRSFFVDIGQELYKDLWAHVLDLAYEAKDVIDSIIARDNGLLHLIFSLPFAIEKINLIKKEVSNLLEKIPKNCSLIVVNSPNKLVESKLSSAEQIIVGFEEETDWIIRNLTGGQKMLDVILITGMPGSGKTTLAYKVYNDKSVSNHFDIRAWCTVDKKYDEKKLLENIFNQVTTSALKFSDNIDVADELRKQLFGKRYLIVLDDLWDNTTWDELTRPFPEAHKGSRIILTTREKKVALHAQRRSNPLDLRLLRPEESLELIQKRVFGKESFPDELLDVGKKIVQNCKGLPLVVDLIAGVIAGKEKKKPVWLEVLNSLNSFIFQNEVEVMKVIELSYDHLPDHLKPCLIYLASYPKDAEIQVDHLKILWPAEGYLRQIEMKSVEEVVEVYLDNLISSSLVISFNEIGKYQTCRIHDLVHDFCSIKAREEKLFDFISSNDPSSSSSNLMPRHMTIIYNKEHLGHNNFVLFDSKKKRYSGKHLYSLEIYGHEMDNRLYDICHLRHLRLLRVLILYVSFIKVNDSLLNGICTLVHLRYLNIRTEVKSLPSSFSNLWNLETLWVNNDGPPLVLLPTIWNLVKLRVLVIHNCSFFDLDTDEPILIAENSKLENVRLVLGLKLSYSKDREDIFKRFPNLQELRFNLKESWDCLTERYWFPKLDFLNELEKVIVTSESSNINDGAPSVATNRLWDFHFPSSLKILCLRKFPLTSDSLSTIARLPNLEVLYLEDAIIEGGVWNMGEDDTFQNLKCLTLQLVTLAKWEVREESFPVLEKLQLWECHKLEEIPPSFGDIYSLKIMELWRSPQLEESALMIKQYIEDMTGEDKLQVCYLQVPSES; from the exons ATGTACGAGAAGGGAAATCAAGTGAGTTACGATCAAGCAGATTCAATATTGATGGAGCCACGGGGAGGCACTGGTGGATTACAATGGAATTACATGCTGAAAAGTCCCATTAAAGAAATATTGATTACTCATGGAGATTGTATAGACTCCATCATGTTCAGAACCGTTACTGAACAAGGTACTACCATCGACTCACCAAAGTTTGGTGGGGACGGAGGTCGAAGAGACAAG GTGTCATTTTCTACCCTTCGCAAGGACACTCTCAATGTTCTGGATTTCATAGAGAGCTTAAAcaatgaaaaaaatcaaaaagctgTTGATGTGGATCTAACTGAAAAGTTGAAATTGGAGCTGGACTTCCTCCTCCTAAATCTCCATCATCTTTCCAAGTATCGTGCTGAACAACTTTCTCCATTCATGACCGAATATGAGATTCTTCAGAATGTATATGGCAACATAATAGATTTCTACAGGTTGATAGTGAATGGTTGCGTTGGGCATGAGATTGTTGAATATGCCTTACCTCAGTTTCAACTAATGGGTGAGAGAGTAGGACTCTTCCTATGGCATAACAGAATTGGTGGACATTCTCGACTCTTCAAGCTAGCACATCTATTCGTGGAGATTATTCTAACTCAGTTGAAGGTTATGCAAATATGTTTTACAAATTTGAAAGCTTCAACGTCAGCAAAAGTTGGACGCTTCATTCAGCAGCTCTTAGAAACCTCTCCAGAAATTCTTAGAGGATATCTGATTCATCTACAAGACCACACGGTAAATGTTATTACTGCTAGCACTTCAAGGACTCGAGACATGCATGTCATGATAGAGTTCCTATTAATCATTCTTACCGATATGCCGAAGGAGTATATTCATCATGATAAATTGTTTGATCTCTTGGCACATGTTGGAGAACTTATCATGGAGGTATCAACTCTTGTTCACGACTTAGAAGAGAATTCAAGAAATGAAGAGAGTACCAATGGAAAAAACCATGAAACTTTGGACTTGATGGAAAATATTGAACTCATGAAAGGAGATCTCAAATGTATTTACTTAAAAGCCCCAGACTCATCTCAACTCTGCTTTCCCATGAGTGATGGATCCCTCTTCATGCATCTTCTACTTAAACACTTAAATGATTTGCTCAATTCCAATGCTTATTCAATTGTTTTGATAAAGGAAGAAATTGGACGGGTGAAAGAAGATCTAGAATTCATAAGATCTTTCTTCGTGGATATTGGACAAGAATTGTATAAAGATCTCTGGGCACATGTTTTAGATTTGGCATATGAGGCAAAAGATGTCATTGATTCAATTATTGCACGAGATAATGGTCTCTTACATCTTATTTTCTCACTTCCCTTTGCCATAGAAAAGATCAATCTTATCAAAAAAGAAGTCTCCAATTTACTTGAAAAAATTCCCAAGAACTGTAGCCTCATTGTTGTAAACTCTCCCAACAAGCTAGTTGAAAGCAAGTTATCATCAGCTGAGCAAATAATTGTAGGTTTTGAAGAGGAGACAGACTGGATAATTAGGAATCTCACTGGTGGACAAAAAATGCTAGATGTCATTTTGATCACTGGCATGCCGGGTTCGGGTAAAACTACTTTGGCGTACAAAGTGTATAATGATAAGTCAGTTTCTAATCACTTCGACATCCGTGCATGGTGTACAGTCGATAAAAAATATGACGAGAAGAAGTTGCTGGAGAACATTTTTAATCAGGTTACTACCTCAGCTTTGAAATTCAGTGATAATATTGATGTTGCTGATGAGTTACGGAAACAACTATTTGGGAAGAGGTACCTTATTGTCTTAGATGACTTGTGGGATAATACAACATGGGATGAGTTGACAAGACCTTTTCCTGAAGCTCATAAAGGAAGTAGAATTATTTTGACGACTCGAGAAAAGAAAGTGGCTTTGCATGCACAACGCCGCAGTAATCCTCTTGACCTTCGGTTGCTAAGACCAGAAGAAAGTTTGGAGTTAATACAAAAAAGGGTCTTTGGAAAAGAAAGTTTCCCTGATGAACTATTGGATGTTGGTAAAAAAATAGTCCAAAATTGTAAAGGGCTTCCTTTGGTGGTTGATCTGATCGCTGGAGTCATTGCtgggaaggaaaagaaaaagcctGTTTGGCTTGAAGTTCTAAATAGTTTGAATTCCTTTATTTTCCAGAATGAAGTGGAAGTGATGAAGGTTATAGAattaagttatgaccatttacCAGATCACTTAAAGCCGTGCTTGATTTACCTTGCAAGTTATCCGAAGGACGCGGAAATTCAAGTCGAtcatttgaaaattttgtggcCTGCCGAGGGATATTTGAGACAAATAGAGATGAAGAGTGTGGAAGAAGTGGTGGAGGTTTATTTGGATAATTTAATCTCCAGTAGCTTGGTTATTTCTTTCAATGAAATAGGTAAGTACCAAACTTGCCGAATTCATGATCTTGTGCATGACTTTTGTTCCATAAAAGCAAGAGAGGAAAAGTTGTTTGACTTCATAAGTTCAAATGAtccatcatcatcttcttcaaatTTGATGCCACGTCACATGACAATTATATATAATAAGGAGCACTTAGGACATAACAATTTTGTGTTGTTCgattcaaaaaagaaaaggtaTTCTGGTAAACACCTCTATTCTTTGGAGATTTATGGACATGAGATGGACAACCGTCTTTATGATATATGTCACCTAAGACACTTGAGGCTTCTTAGAGTGTTGATACTGTACGTCTCTTTTATCAAGGTGAATGATTCTTTGCTGAATGGAATATGTACATTGGTTCATTTGAGGTACCTAAACATTCGGACAGAAGTTAAATCTCTCCCTTCGTCTTTTTCAAATCTCTGGAATCTAGAAACTCTGTGGGTGAATAACGATGGACCGCCGTTGGTACTACTACCGACAATTTGGAATCTTGTAAAGTTGAGAGTGTTGGTGATACATAATTGTTCTTTCTTTGATTTGGATACAGATGAGCCAATATTGATAGCAGAGAACTCAAAGTTAGAGAACGTGAGATTAGTACTGGGACTCAAGCTTTCCTATTCGAAAGACAGAGAGGACATCTTCAAAAGATTTCCCAATCTTCAAGAGCTTCGTTTTAATCTCAAGGAATCATGGGATTGTTTAACAGAAAGATATTGGTTTCCGAAATTGGACTTCCTAAATGAACTAGAAAAGGTCATAgtaacttctgaaagttcaaatatAAATGATGGTGCACCCTCTGTAGCGACAAATCGGCTGTGGGATTTTCACTTCCCTTCGAGTTTGAAAATATTGTGTTTGCGTAAGTTTCCTTTGACATCCGATTCACTATCAACAATAGCAAGACTGCCCAACCTTGAAGTGTTGTATCTTGAAGACGCAATCATCGAGGGGGGAGTATGGAATATGGGGGAGGATGACACCTTCCAGAATCTCAAATGTTTGACATTGCAGCTAGTGACTCTTGCTAAGTGGGAGGTTAGAGAGGAATCCTTTCCTGTGCTTGAGAAATTACAATTGTGGGAATGTCATAAGCTTGAAGAGATTCCTCCTAGTTTCGGGGATATTTATTCATTAAAAATTATGGAACTGTGGAGGAGCCCTCAACTTGAAGAATCTGCTCTAATGATTAAGCAATATATTGAAGATATGACGGGAGAAGACAAGCTTCAGGTCTGTTATTTACAGGTCCCTAGTGAGTCTTGA